A window of the Cystobacter fuscus genome harbors these coding sequences:
- a CDS encoding pectinacetylesterase family protein, with product MPPSYCPAPLILEGRTMRGSSKTRKLWAVLVAVSVLGVGCEKPDETPDNPAPVEPPITTPTHTWSWVDFPNTQCDEGTPTGLGVNLTDSKNVVIFFNGGGACWDARTCLEQNLSTHGPFTKTQFDQLAPRISAGNIFDRALANNPYKDWNHFFIPYCTGDLHIGNADNVYTSGSVSVTFHHKGRPNAEAFLARIASTVSEPEQVVVTGSSAGGYGAVLNYALVRSHFPKAKVFLLDDSGPMLKSDAIHPLLRAAWANAWKYDAVMNDIDPAVKDDFSAIHPALARKFPEDRMALLSSTQDQVIRGYMGLPPAQFQAALLDLSSSVLEPLAHTRAFIVPGQSHTMLLNPGGYSAQGVPLLEWINQMHTVDDATWKTLRP from the coding sequence GGTTCGAGCAAGACGAGAAAGCTGTGGGCGGTGCTGGTGGCGGTGTCGGTGCTGGGCGTGGGCTGTGAGAAGCCGGACGAGACGCCGGACAACCCGGCTCCGGTGGAGCCCCCCATCACCACTCCGACCCATACGTGGAGCTGGGTCGATTTCCCCAACACCCAGTGTGACGAGGGAACACCCACGGGCCTGGGCGTCAACCTGACCGACAGCAAGAACGTGGTCATCTTCTTCAATGGCGGTGGGGCCTGTTGGGACGCGCGCACCTGCCTGGAGCAGAACCTCTCCACGCATGGGCCCTTCACCAAGACCCAGTTCGATCAGCTCGCCCCGCGCATCTCGGCGGGGAACATCTTCGACCGGGCGCTGGCCAACAACCCGTACAAGGACTGGAACCACTTCTTCATCCCGTACTGCACGGGTGACCTGCACATCGGCAACGCGGACAACGTGTACACGAGTGGCTCCGTCTCCGTGACGTTCCACCACAAGGGCCGGCCGAACGCCGAGGCCTTCCTCGCGCGCATCGCCTCCACGGTGTCCGAGCCCGAGCAGGTGGTCGTCACCGGCTCGAGCGCGGGCGGCTACGGCGCGGTGCTCAACTACGCGCTCGTGCGCTCGCACTTCCCCAAGGCGAAGGTCTTCCTGCTGGACGACTCGGGGCCGATGCTCAAGAGCGACGCCATCCACCCGCTCCTGCGGGCCGCCTGGGCCAACGCGTGGAAGTACGACGCGGTGATGAACGACATCGACCCCGCGGTGAAGGATGACTTCTCGGCCATCCACCCGGCGCTCGCGCGCAAGTTCCCCGAGGATCGCATGGCGCTCTTGTCCTCGACGCAGGACCAGGTCATCCGGGGCTACATGGGGTTGCCGCCGGCCCAGTTCCAGGCGGCGCTGCTGGATCTCTCCAGCTCGGTGCTCGAGCCGCTCGCCCACACCCGTGCCTTCATCGTCCCGGGCCAGAGCCACACCATGTTGCTGAATCCCGGCGGCTACAGCGCCCAGGGCGTGCCATTGCTGGAGTGGATCAACCAGATGCACACCGTGGACGACGCCACCTGGAAGACCCTGCGGCCGTGA
- a CDS encoding acetyl-CoA C-acetyltransferase, translating to MKSLSKSEEIYFLSGKRTPFGTYGGALKDVSATDLAIESARAALAQARVSPESIQHVVYGNVVQTSADAIYLPRHVGLKTGVPVPVPALGVNRLCGSGFQAFVTAAEMMLTEQADCVLAGGTESMSQAPHVIRGARFGIPLGMGKGSGMEDMLWSALTDTYTGNPMAMTAEQLAVDYALSQDAVDEYAVLTQKRFAAAQESGRFDQEISPVTLKGRKGDTVVSRDEHNRPETSLEGLKKLPKVFKKDGVVHAGAASGICDGAGSMVMATRSFVEKHGLTPIARLVNWGISGCDPKVMGIGPAPAIRRLLERAQCKLGDVDLFEVNEAFAPQFLAVEKELGLPRERTNVNGGAIAVGHPLGASGARITMTLAYELKRQGARYGIGSACIGGGQGIALLIEAL from the coding sequence ATGAAGAGCCTGTCCAAGAGCGAAGAAATCTATTTCCTGTCCGGGAAGCGGACGCCGTTTGGGACGTACGGTGGCGCGTTGAAGGACGTGAGCGCCACGGACCTGGCCATCGAGTCCGCCCGGGCCGCGCTCGCGCAGGCCAGGGTATCGCCCGAGTCCATCCAGCACGTGGTCTACGGCAACGTGGTGCAGACGAGCGCGGACGCCATCTACCTGCCCCGCCACGTGGGTCTCAAGACGGGGGTGCCGGTGCCGGTGCCCGCGCTGGGCGTCAACCGGCTGTGCGGCTCGGGCTTCCAGGCCTTCGTGACCGCCGCGGAGATGATGCTCACCGAGCAGGCCGATTGCGTGCTCGCCGGGGGCACCGAGTCCATGAGCCAGGCGCCCCACGTCATCCGCGGCGCGCGCTTCGGCATCCCCCTGGGCATGGGCAAGGGCAGCGGCATGGAGGACATGCTCTGGAGCGCCCTCACGGACACCTATACCGGCAATCCCATGGCGATGACCGCCGAGCAGCTCGCGGTGGACTACGCGCTGTCGCAGGACGCGGTGGACGAGTACGCGGTGCTCACCCAGAAGCGCTTCGCCGCCGCGCAGGAGTCCGGTCGCTTCGACCAGGAGATTTCCCCCGTCACGCTCAAGGGCAGGAAGGGTGACACGGTGGTCAGCCGGGACGAGCACAACCGGCCGGAGACGTCGCTCGAGGGGCTCAAGAAGCTGCCCAAGGTCTTCAAGAAGGACGGCGTGGTGCACGCGGGCGCGGCCAGCGGCATCTGCGACGGCGCGGGCTCCATGGTGATGGCGACCCGGAGCTTCGTGGAGAAGCACGGCCTCACCCCCATCGCCCGGCTGGTCAACTGGGGCATCTCCGGGTGCGATCCGAAGGTGATGGGCATCGGCCCCGCGCCCGCCATCCGCCGGCTGCTCGAGCGCGCCCAGTGCAAGCTCGGCGACGTGGACCTCTTCGAGGTGAACGAGGCCTTCGCGCCGCAGTTCCTCGCGGTGGAGAAGGAGCTGGGGCTGCCGCGCGAGCGCACCAACGTCAACGGAGGCGCCATCGCCGTGGGCCACCCGCTGGGCGCCTCGGGCGCGCGCATCACCATGACGCTCGCTTATGAGCTCAAGCGCCAGGGAGCCCGCTACGGCATCGGCTCCGCGTGCATCGGGGGCGGCCAGGGAATCGCGCTCCTCATCGAAGCGCTCTAA
- the pruA gene encoding L-glutamate gamma-semialdehyde dehydrogenase: MINAYVRVPSPQNEPILSYAPGSPERAGLEATLKRMASEQIEIPILIGGKRIHSTRTDTVRMPHRHSHVLATLHEADATHAQQAIQVALEAKDEWARMPFEERAAIFLRAAELLATKYRPVLNAATMLGQSKTAHQAEIDAACEAIDFLRYNVHFAQQLLHEQPVSSAQTWNQTDYRPLDGFVFAVAPFNFTAIALNLSVAPALMGNVVLFKPSSTAALSNWYLMELLREAGLPDGVINMLPGDGPTIGNPVLASPHLGGIHFTGSTPTFQGMWRLIGENISHYKQYPRLVGETGGKDFIFAHASAADDLDALATAIVRGGYEYQGQKCSAASRVYVPESIWPRLKPRLQELIAELRVGDVSDFRNFMGAVIDEKSFKRTSSYIEMARHGGTEAAILAGGEVDRNEGWFVKPTLVQLTNPRHRIMQEEIFAPVVGVYVYPDARFEETLRECDQSATYALTGAVFARDRKAIRQMMDTLRHTAGNFYINDKPTGAVVGQQPFGGSRASGTNDKAGSMLNLVRWTSPRTIKENFVPPTRVPYPYMGQ; the protein is encoded by the coding sequence GTGATCAACGCCTACGTCCGCGTTCCCTCTCCGCAGAACGAGCCCATCCTCTCCTACGCTCCCGGAAGCCCCGAGCGCGCCGGGCTCGAGGCCACGCTCAAGCGCATGGCCTCCGAGCAGATTGAAATCCCCATCCTCATCGGCGGCAAGCGCATCCACTCCACCCGCACGGACACGGTGCGCATGCCCCACCGGCACTCGCACGTGCTCGCCACGCTGCACGAGGCGGATGCCACCCACGCGCAGCAGGCCATCCAGGTCGCCCTGGAGGCCAAGGACGAGTGGGCGCGCATGCCCTTCGAGGAGCGCGCGGCCATCTTCCTGCGCGCCGCGGAGCTGCTGGCCACGAAGTACCGGCCGGTGCTCAACGCCGCCACCATGCTCGGGCAGTCGAAGACGGCGCACCAGGCGGAGATCGACGCGGCGTGCGAGGCCATCGACTTCCTGCGCTACAACGTCCACTTCGCCCAGCAGCTCCTGCACGAGCAGCCGGTGAGCTCCGCACAGACGTGGAACCAGACGGACTACCGGCCGCTGGACGGGTTCGTCTTCGCGGTGGCGCCCTTCAACTTCACCGCCATCGCGCTCAACCTGAGCGTGGCGCCGGCCCTCATGGGCAACGTGGTGCTCTTCAAGCCCTCGAGCACGGCGGCGCTGAGCAACTGGTACCTCATGGAGCTGTTGCGCGAGGCGGGCCTGCCCGACGGCGTCATCAACATGCTGCCCGGAGACGGCCCCACCATCGGCAACCCCGTGCTGGCCAGCCCCCACCTGGGCGGCATCCACTTCACCGGCTCCACTCCCACCTTCCAGGGCATGTGGCGGCTCATCGGCGAGAACATCTCCCACTACAAGCAGTACCCGCGGCTCGTCGGCGAGACGGGTGGCAAGGACTTCATCTTCGCGCACGCCTCGGCGGCCGATGACCTGGACGCGCTCGCCACCGCCATCGTGCGCGGCGGCTACGAGTACCAGGGACAGAAGTGCTCGGCCGCCTCGCGCGTCTACGTGCCCGAGTCCATCTGGCCCCGGCTCAAGCCGCGGCTGCAGGAGCTCATCGCCGAGCTGCGCGTGGGCGACGTGAGCGACTTCCGCAACTTCATGGGCGCGGTCATCGACGAGAAGTCCTTCAAGCGGACCTCCTCGTACATCGAGATGGCCCGGCACGGCGGCACCGAGGCGGCCATCCTCGCGGGCGGCGAGGTGGATCGCAACGAGGGCTGGTTCGTCAAGCCCACCCTGGTGCAGCTCACCAACCCCCGCCACCGCATCATGCAGGAGGAGATCTTCGCGCCGGTGGTGGGCGTGTACGTCTACCCGGACGCGCGCTTCGAGGAGACGCTGCGCGAGTGCGACCAGAGCGCCACCTACGCGCTCACGGGCGCCGTGTTCGCGAGGGATCGCAAGGCCATCCGCCAGATGATGGACACGCTGCGCCACACCGCGGGCAACTTCTACATCAACGACAAGCCCACCGGCGCGGTGGTGGGACAGCAGCCCTTTGGCGGCTCGCGCGCCTCGGGCACCAACGACAAGGCCGGCTCCATGCTCAACCTGGTGCGCTGGACGTCTCCGCGCACCATCAAGGAGAACTTCGTGCCGCCTACCCGCGTCCCCTACCCCTACATGGGGCAGTAG
- a CDS encoding S1 family peptidase, producing the protein MKRATLAGLLLGLGLLGCSPTKPEEPAPQEAWQDDIRSLKDATVTLSPGHCAGVIVADGRHALTAAHCIKGAPGARQSVVTREGKVLGGEVKVVDTQRDLAVLRFDTLAPVHPLPVASWLPTPGEALLFAGRNDRAIPPQEVELRRLGRCPSLPDVPRALFTSLRGAPGDSGAPVVDRHLRVVGLVHGGAACSIAAPTAELSPLVDMLVAEVARPDAQQGVGGAGHSGPH; encoded by the coding sequence ATGAAGCGCGCGACACTGGCGGGACTGCTCCTGGGACTGGGGCTGCTGGGCTGCTCTCCCACGAAGCCCGAGGAGCCAGCACCCCAGGAGGCCTGGCAGGACGACATCCGCTCCCTCAAGGACGCCACGGTGACGCTCTCCCCTGGGCATTGCGCGGGCGTCATCGTGGCCGACGGCCGCCATGCGCTCACCGCGGCGCACTGCATCAAGGGCGCCCCCGGGGCGCGGCAATCCGTGGTGACGCGCGAGGGAAAGGTGCTGGGGGGCGAGGTGAAGGTCGTGGACACCCAGCGCGATCTGGCCGTCCTGCGCTTCGACACCCTGGCTCCCGTACACCCGCTGCCCGTGGCCTCGTGGCTCCCCACTCCCGGCGAGGCGCTCCTCTTCGCTGGCCGCAACGACCGTGCCATCCCGCCCCAGGAAGTCGAGCTGCGGCGGCTCGGCCGCTGCCCGTCCCTGCCGGACGTCCCCCGCGCGCTCTTCACCAGCTTGAGGGGTGCGCCGGGGGACTCGGGCGCCCCCGTGGTGGACCGACACCTGCGGGTGGTGGGCCTGGTCCACGGGGGAGCGGCATGCAGCATCGCCGCGCCCACCGCCGAGCTCTCTCCCCTGGTGGACATGCTCGTCGCGGAGGTGGCCCGGCCCGACGCCCAACAAGGGGTGGGCGGCGCCGGACACTCCGGGCCCCACTGA
- a CDS encoding response regulator, producing the protein MKPRLLIVDDSWSMRQTLRLLLAPDFDCALAEDGPSALNHARSQPPDIILSDVNMAGMDGFELCRQVRAEPALEQVPFLFLSGHEPPPGVREQGHIYLVKPVPPAILVSRLREMLPPRRAIPPTGS; encoded by the coding sequence GTGAAACCGAGGCTCCTGATCGTGGACGACTCGTGGTCCATGCGGCAGACGCTGCGGTTGCTGCTCGCCCCGGACTTCGACTGCGCGCTCGCCGAGGACGGTCCGTCCGCCCTGAACCATGCGAGGAGCCAGCCGCCCGACATCATCCTGTCGGACGTGAACATGGCGGGCATGGACGGCTTCGAGTTGTGCCGACAGGTGCGCGCCGAACCTGCCCTGGAGCAGGTGCCCTTCCTCTTCCTGAGCGGGCATGAGCCTCCCCCGGGAGTCCGCGAGCAGGGCCACATCTACCTCGTCAAGCCGGTGCCCCCGGCGATCCTCGTTTCCCGGCTGCGCGAGATGCTTCCGCCGCGCCGCGCCATCCCGCCGACGGGAAGCTGA